The following are encoded together in the Acidovorax sp. KKS102 genome:
- the fdx gene encoding ISC system 2Fe-2S type ferredoxin — MPVIKILPHPEYCPAGTEITAPAGTSICEALLDNHINIEHACDMSCACTTCHVIVRQGLNSLNAAEEEEEDLLDRAWGLEPQSRLSCQAILAQTDLVVEIPKYTINHAKENH, encoded by the coding sequence ATGCCCGTCATCAAGATCCTTCCCCATCCCGAATACTGCCCTGCAGGCACTGAAATAACGGCGCCCGCAGGCACCTCGATCTGCGAAGCCCTGCTGGACAACCACATCAACATCGAGCACGCCTGCGACATGAGCTGCGCGTGCACCACCTGCCACGTCATCGTGCGCCAGGGGTTGAATTCGCTGAATGCGGCAGAAGAAGAGGAAGAAGACTTGCTGGACCGTGCCTGGGGCCTGGAGCCGCAGTCGCGCCTGTCGTGTCAGGCCATCCTGGCGCAGACCGATCTGGTGGTCGAAATTCCGAAGTACACGATCAACCACGCCAAGGAAAACCACTGA
- the dnaQ gene encoding DNA polymerase III subunit epsilon, producing the protein MSRQIVLDTETTGLSAEGGDRIIELGCVELLNRKLTGNNLHLYFNPGRDSHEDALKVHGISNEFLKDKPKFADVVDDILQYLQGAEIIIHNAAFDVGFLNKELELVGRPAFGTYVQSVTDTLAMAKEMYPGKRNSLDALCDRLGVDNSGRTLHGALLDAELLADVYINLTRGQDALLITDDGHDSADGVKVAAIDLRGLALPVLRASEQEQAAHAEVLTQIDKASGGKTIWRTLQSA; encoded by the coding sequence ATGTCCCGGCAAATTGTTCTGGACACGGAGACCACCGGCCTTTCGGCCGAGGGGGGTGACCGCATCATTGAACTGGGTTGTGTGGAGCTGCTCAACCGCAAGCTGACTGGTAACAATCTGCACCTGTACTTCAACCCGGGCCGCGACAGCCACGAGGACGCGCTGAAGGTGCACGGCATCAGCAATGAGTTTCTGAAGGACAAGCCCAAGTTTGCGGATGTGGTGGATGACATCCTGCAGTACCTGCAGGGCGCCGAGATCATCATCCACAACGCAGCGTTCGACGTGGGCTTCCTCAACAAGGAGCTGGAGCTGGTGGGGCGCCCGGCGTTTGGCACTTATGTGCAGAGCGTGACCGACACGCTGGCCATGGCCAAGGAGATGTACCCGGGAAAGCGCAATTCGCTGGACGCCCTGTGCGACCGCCTGGGCGTGGACAACTCGGGCCGGACGCTGCATGGTGCCTTGCTCGACGCCGAGTTGCTGGCCGATGTGTACATCAACCTCACACGCGGGCAGGACGCCCTGTTGATCACCGATGACGGCCATGACAGTGCCGACGGTGTGAAGGTGGCTGCCATTGATTTGCGTGGCCTTGCGCTGCCCGTGCTGCGGGCGAGCGAGCAGGAGCAGGCGGCGCATGCCGAGGTGCTCACGCAGATCGACAAGGCCAGCGGTGGCAAAACAATTTGGAGAACTCTCCAATCGGCCTAA
- a CDS encoding histone deacetylase family protein: MITFHNPLHQGHAPVHEFFRGERVPCFEKPARVDYVEEALRARGHSMLAPDVDCSAVLEQVHAPRYLAFLQTAWPEWLALDPANAAVQPFPSVWPVRTLRSDVEPNNFVARLGLYSMDNGTPMAAGTWAAAKAGADAAASAAARVAQGTRAAFCCTRPPGHHAGPDFMGGYCFLNNAAVAAQTLRNQGAQRVAVLDVDYHHGNGTQSIFYDRSDVLFISIHGDPRTEYPFYLGHADETGEGVGGGCNLNLPLPAGTSAATWFEALERACARIAEHRADGLVISLGLDAFEGDPISRFALASSDFTRLGERLARLGLPTVFVLEGGYAAAELGTNAVNVLDGFEQADPSLAR, encoded by the coding sequence ATGATCACCTTCCACAATCCCTTGCACCAGGGGCATGCGCCCGTCCACGAATTCTTCCGGGGCGAACGTGTGCCGTGTTTTGAAAAGCCCGCACGGGTGGACTATGTGGAGGAGGCCCTGCGTGCACGCGGCCACTCTATGTTGGCTCCTGATGTGGACTGCAGTGCCGTGCTGGAGCAAGTGCACGCACCACGCTACTTGGCCTTTCTGCAAACCGCCTGGCCAGAATGGCTGGCGCTGGACCCCGCCAACGCTGCAGTACAACCCTTTCCGTCGGTGTGGCCAGTGCGTACGCTGCGCAGCGATGTGGAGCCCAACAACTTCGTGGCGCGCCTCGGTCTGTATTCGATGGACAACGGCACCCCGATGGCTGCCGGCACCTGGGCCGCAGCCAAGGCGGGGGCGGATGCGGCGGCCAGCGCAGCGGCTCGCGTAGCACAAGGCACGCGTGCCGCGTTTTGCTGCACACGGCCGCCAGGACACCATGCGGGCCCGGACTTCATGGGCGGCTATTGCTTTTTGAACAACGCCGCCGTGGCCGCACAGACCCTACGAAACCAGGGCGCCCAGCGTGTGGCAGTGCTGGATGTGGACTACCACCATGGCAACGGCACGCAGAGCATCTTTTACGACCGCAGTGATGTGCTGTTTATCAGCATCCACGGCGACCCGCGCACGGAGTACCCCTTTTACCTGGGCCACGCCGATGAGACGGGCGAGGGGGTTGGCGGCGGTTGCAACCTCAATCTGCCTTTGCCCGCCGGCACCAGCGCGGCGACCTGGTTCGAAGCGTTGGAGAGGGCGTGCGCCCGCATCGCGGAGCACCGCGCCGATGGGCTGGTGATATCGCTGGGGCTGGATGCCTTCGAGGGCGATCCCATCTCGCGGTTTGCACTGGCTTCGTCAGATTTCACGCGCCTGGGCGAGCGGCTGGCGCGGCTCGGTCTGCCCACGGTGTTTGTGCTTGAGGGCGGTTATGCGGCGGCCGAGCTGGGCACCAATGCCGTCAACGTGCTCGATGGTTTTGAACAGGCTGACCCGTCACTCGCCAGGTGA